Part of the Flagellimonas eckloniae genome, GCCTCATCAGGCACCTTGGCCGTTAATACGGGTGAGTTTACTGGAAGGTCTCCCATGGATCGTTTTATCGTGAAGGATTCTATTACAGAAGAGAAGATTTGGTGGGGGGATATAAACATACCTTTTGAAACCGAAAAATTCGATAAACTTTATGATAAGGTAATAGCATATCTAAATGAAAAAGAACTATTTGTTCGCGATTGCTATGCTTGTGCTGATGCTGCCTATAAGTTGAACATAAGGGTAATAAATGAATATCCATGGTCCAATATGTTTGCGTACAATATGTTTTTAAGGCCAACAGAGGATGAATTGGCAGCTTTTAGTCCAGAATGGACTGTAATCAATGCACCCGGGTTTATAGCAGACGCCCAATTGGATGGAACCCGACAGCATAATTTTGCAATCCTTAATTTTTCCAGAAAAATTGCCCTGATTGGTGGTACAGGGTATACCGGTGAAATTAAAAAAGGGATTTTTTCTGCATTGAATTTTATCCTTCCTGTTTTCAAAAACACCTTGCCCATGCATTGCTCGGCCAATGTGGGAGAAGCTGGCGATACTGCTATTTTCTTTGGCCTTTCGGGAACGGGAAAAACCACTCTGTCCACGGACCCAAACCGTAAATTGATCGGAGATGATGAACATGGTTGGACAGCAGACAATACCGTATTTAATTTTGAAGGAGGTTGTTATGCCAAAGTAATAAACCTTTCCAAGGAACAGGAACCAGAAATTTATGGAGCAATAAAGAAAGGGGCTATCTTGGAAAATGTTATCATGAATGCTGATGGGGATGTTGACTTTGGAGATACTTCCATTACCCAAAATACCCGGGTTAGTTACCCCATTCATCATATTGACAATATACAGCAACCTTCAATAGGCAAAAATGTCAAGAATATTTTCTTTTTGACTGCTGATGCCTTTGGGGTTCTTCCTCCTATTTCTAAATTAACTCCCGCTCAAGCTGCATATCATTTTATTTCTGGATATACTGCAAAGGTGGCCGGAACCGAGGCTGGAGTTGTTGAACCGCAACCTTCGTTTTCTGCATGTTTTGGAGCGCCATTTATGCCATTACATCCAACTAAATATGCAGAAATGTTAAGCAATAAAATGCAAGAATCTGGAGTTGATGTTTGGTTGATAAACACAGGATGGACTGGAGGGCCATATGGAGTTGGAACCCGAATGAAACTAAAATACACACGGGCCATGATCAGTGCTGCCTTAAGTGGAGAACTTGGGCTTTACAATTATGACAAATACCATATCCATTCTGTTTTTGGCGTAGCCCAACCTAGAGAATGCCCTGGAGTCCCTACCAGTGTGTTGAGCCCAAGGGCAACTTGGAACAATGATGAAGCCTATTATAAAACAGCGTTTAAATTGACCAATGCTTTTAGGGAAAACTTTAAAAAGTTTGAAGCCCATGCCAGTGAGGAAATTAGGAGGGGAGGACCACAACGATATGCTTTCTAAAACAAAAGGCCCGGTCAATTGACCGGGCCTTTTGTTTTATATTTTTAGCAACCAATTATTTATTTACACTGGTTATGTATTTCTGCAATGCCATTGTCATTGAAGGAGTCTCCGGTGTTGGAGCTTTTATGTCTATTCGTAATCCTGCTTCTGTGGCAGCATTTACAGTGCTATTTCCAAATACGGCAATGCGCGTACTGTTTTGTTCAAAATCTGGAAAGTTTTTAAGTAATGACTCAATTCCAGATGGGCTAAAGAAAACTAAAACATCATAAGTTACTTCCCTTAAATCAGAAAGATCGCTGATGACAGTTTTATAAAAAATTCCACGTTTCCAATCTAATTTAAGTTCGTTTAGGGCTTGGGGAACAATTTCTTTAAGAGTATCTGACGACGGCAACAAGAACTTTTCATCCTTGTATTTTTTAATAAGTGGAACAAGCTCATTAAAAGTTCTTTTACCTACATATATTTTCCGTTTTCTGTACACCACATATTTCTGTAAATAATAGGCTACGGCTTCTGATTGACAGAAATACTTCATGGAATCTGGCACTTTGAATCGCATTTCTTCCGCAATTCTAAAAAAGTGATCCACAGAATTCCTGCTGGTAAGGATTATAGCAGTAAAATTATTTAAATCAATTTTTTGCTGCCTTACATTTTTAGCTTCAACTCCCTCAACATGGATAAAAGGTCTAAAATCTACCTTTACCTTTTCTTTTTCAATTAATCTTGAATAGGGAGAATTTTCTATTTTGGGTTCTGGTTGGGAAACCAAAATTGTTTTTACTTTCATAAGCTTTCAATCTTTAAGATAGCTTCCAATTATGACCAAGGGTGCAATTTCGAGTGTGCAAAGGTACAAAATAAAATAGAAAAAATAGGGGATTATAGCTTTTTGATAGTTCTTCAACAGGTTGATTAATCCAATCGTATTAATGGAAACAATTAAGATAATTGTAACATAAATCAAGGGTTTTGAGTCTTTTAGAATGTATATAAGAATAACATTGCTTACAAACATAATTAGGCTACTGTAGTTAAAATAGGAACTTTTATTGAAGATTACATCAGAAATTAAAACCGTTGTATTAAAAATAACCCCTTTCCCATATTGGAGCAATATTTTAAGCAGTTGGAAGAGAATTAAAAAACCCATGGTGATCAGAAAGAAGAAAAATTGGCCATAACTTGGAATACCCCAAAATGTTTTTTGAAACAAAAAAATAAACAAAGAAAAATTTATTAGTTGGAATAGTGTAAGTAGGATATGAAACCAGTTTAGAAGCCTCCTCCCTTTTTTACTATTCAGGACAATATATTTATTGTTGAAAGGCAAAATGATAAAACTAAGAAACCTGTTTCCAAACAGATATTTGACAAGGGCAAGCACTACCATACTTAAAAAAAGCACTAATGTCATCCAATCCAAAGACTCAATTGTGTGGTGAATAGGATTCATTCCTTTATTTTAATTGGCATGCCGTTTAATCCTGGCAGTAAGTCGTTTTCCGATATTCCAATCCTGAAATACTCTATATTTTCCATTTTGGGCTTTATTGGTTCAAAAGTATACATTGTGGTATCCTTTGATTTTAGCATAGTTTGGTTCTTTGTCAATAGTTCCACTTTAAGGGGAATAATTTTCTTCACTTGCTTATGTGCATTGGAGAAGGCAATAGTATAGTTAAGGTTATCAAGTGGAATATCAAACTCATAAGGATTATATACTTTTAATATGCTGTTGGCTCTATCTTTAGAATCTTCCACAATACATTTTAGCTTTCTGTAGGATTGAAAGTTGTCTATAAAGTTTCCATAAAAAACGGTACTGTCCAAATGCATATAGTTAATATCACCGCTGTTGCTGTATTTCGTAACGTTCATAACTTTTTTGCCACGTGTCCTTTCCTCGGAATTATCAATGGAATATTGATTTTTTCTATAAAATCCATTGTTAAGGGAAAAGGATGGTTTCCTGGAATAAAACTCATACATAGCAGCACGTCTGTACGAATTATCAAAAACTATGGGAATATCCCGAGCTTTTGAATTTAGTTCCTTTACCCACTGTTTATTGCCATGGGTTTCAAAAACCATAGGCAGCAAAGGCCTATGCACAAGCCACACTCTTGCATAAAGAAGTAATACAAAACTTACAATTCCTATTCTGTACATCCATTTTCTGCTTCTCGCATTTTCAATTAGATGATTAAAAGCCATTAGTGCCATTGGAATGGAAATAACAATTGCCCATTGCGCCTGAACCCGTCTATTAAAACTGGAAATGAAAAAGAAAATAATAACCCCGTATGTTAAATATAACAGTGACTTGGAAAACTTATCGGTCACTTTGTATTTAAAAAGTGAAAAATATATCCAATAAAAAAGTAAACCTATAATTACAATAAGGTTCAAAAAATAACCCAAAGTGAATTTTTCAAAAGAATATGCCTGATTGGGCCGCTCATATAAATGAAAAGTGATGGACACAAAATCGTTTTGGTACAACCATAAAAAGTGTGGTGTATAGCAGATGAGTGCAATTGCGACTGCCAACCAAGCCTTCCAGTTTTTTATAAGCTTCAGATTGGAAAAAAAGACAAATAGGATTACTAAAACCGCATGATATTTACTGTACATCAATGCTGCCATGACAATTCCCATAAAGATGGAAATCCAAATGGAAGGATTGTTCAAAAAACGCTTATATAGTAGCAAGAAAAGTGCGGTAAAAAACAAAAGGGGAGTGTCTGGCAACATCAAAAACCCATAAGCATTCATTAATGTGAACGAGGATACAAGCAGGAAAAAATGGATGATATAGTCCTTCTTTTTCGGGTTTTCAATAAGCTCCCACAAAATTAAATAAGTGCCTACTGAGAGCACACAACTCATAAGACGAACACCTAGCTCACCATCAAAAAACAAGCTTCCTATCTTTATCAAAAAAGCAACCATTGGTGGATGGTCAAAATAACCCCAATCCAGATTTTGGGCGTAATACCAATAGTACGCTTCATCATAAATGAGTTCTGTAAAATAACTTTGAACAAGATTGAGAACAAAAAGAACAGCCAGAAGAATAAGAAAAAGCCTGGGAAACTTTTGGGTCATCAAATAAATTTTAGATGCGGCAAAGTTACAAATATTGACCAACTTGATGCTTAACGGTGCAAAAGATGACTTGGGGTAGGAACCAAGAAAACGTTATTTTTGCGCTCTAATCTTTTGATAATGGCAGACGGTTTAGTGATTATACCCACTTTCAATGAAATTGAAAACATTGAAGCCATTATAAAAACGGTTTTCGATCTTAAAAAGGATTTCCATGTTCTTGTTGTTGATGATAATTCACCAGATGGAACTGCAGAAAATGTTAGAGTTCTACAAGAGCAATATTCTGATCGTCTATTTCTTGAAGTTAGAAAAGAGAAGTCAGGATTGGGCACGGCCTATATCCATGGTTTTAAATGGGCTTTGAAACAAGGGTATGACTACATTTTTGAAATGGATGCTGATTTTTCCCATCGCCCTGCAGATTTATCCCGTTTGCACAGGGCCTGTGTGAATGGAGCCGATGTTGCAGTGGGGTCTAGGTATAAAAAAGGGGTGAACGTAGTGAACTGGCCTCTTTTTAGAATTTTACTATCCTATGGCGCATCATTTTATGTGAAGATTATTACGGGAATGCGAGTTCATGACCCCACTGCGGGATTTGTTTGCTACAAGAGAGAAGTGCTTGAGAGCATAAACCTGGATGCAGTACGATTTATTGGTTATGCATTTCAAATAGAAATGAAATACAGGGCGTATCTCAAAGGATTTAAGATAGAAGAAGTATCCATTATTTTTACGGATAGAATCAATGGAAAGTCTAAAATGAACTCAGCAATAATACGAGAAGCCATTTTCGGTGTAGTTGCCATGAAGTTTAGAAGTATATTTTTCAAAAAGACATTTTAAAATGCCAAAAACCCTACTAAAGAATGCAAAAGTTGTAAATGAGAACAACATTTTGGAGACAGATGTACTTGTAGATGGAGATTTCATTACCAGAATTGATGGTGATATTTCAGATACCAATGCTAGAACAATAGATTTGGATGGAGATTATCTGTTACCTGGAATTATAGATGATCAGGTACATTTTAGGGAACCGGGGTTAACACATAAAGGAACCATTGCCACAGAAAGCAAAGCTGCTTTGGCGGGTGGGATAACTACTTTTATGGAACAGCCCAATACGAACCCGCAAACCACAACCATAGAAAAACTTGAGGAAAAGTTTGCCATCGCTTCAAAAGATGCTTATGCCAACTATTCATTTCTTTTTGGTGGAACCAATGACAATTTGGAAGAATTAAAACGATTGGATAAAAATGCATGTTCAGGGGTTAAATTGTTCTTGGGGTCATCTACGGGAAATATGTTAGTTGATGATGAAGCTGTTTTGGAGAAAATTTTTAGGAATACCGATATGGTCATCTCTACCCATTGCGAAGATGAGGGAACAATACGTGCAAACATGGATACCTATAAGAAAATGTATGGGGATGATATTCCAATAAAATTCCACCCAATAATAAGAAGTGAACAAGCTTGCTATTTGTCCTCTTCAAAAGCAATTGCTTTGGCAAAAAAAACCGGAGCACGATTGCATGTATTTCATGTCTCCACAGGAATTGAAACTGATTTGTTCACCAATACAATTCCCTTGGAGGAGAAGAAGATTACAGCTGAAGTATGTATACACCACCTTTGGTTTTCAGATGAGGACTATGCTGAGAAAGGGACTTTGATAAAGTGGAACCCAGCCGTGAAGACAGCCTTGGACAGGGAAAAACTTTGGGAAGCACTTTTGGATGATAGAATTGATGTGATTGCAACCGATCATGCCCCACACACTTTAGCAGAAAAAGACAACCCCTATGCCAGTGCACCTTCAGGAGGTCCTTTGGTGCAGCATGCACTGTTGGCCATGTTACAAAAAGAGAAGGAAGGAAGGATAAAACTTGAAAAGATTGTGGAAAAAATGTGCCATAATCCTGCAAAGCTTTTTGATATTGATAGACGAGGGTTTATTCGCGAAGGGTATTATGCAGATTTGGTTCAGGTAACCCAGAATTCCCAAACTGAGGTTAAAAAATCGAATATTTTTTATAAATGTGGGTGGTCACCATTTAAAGGGGTTACTTTTGATTCAGAAGTGGTACGTACTTTTATCAATGGCCATTTGGGTTATGAGAAGGGTGTTTTTTCTGAAAAAAAGAACGCCCGAAGGCTTACATTTAATAGATAAAAATGAAAAAGATAGTTCTGTCCTTGTTTGCGGTATTTCTTTTTTCATGCGGTGAAGAGGTAGTGGAAAAGCCAAAAAACCTTATACCCAAGGAAAAAATGATTGTTATTTTACATGATTTGGCCATATTGAATTCCGTAAAGTCATCTTCCAGCACCCTGCTTGCTGAACATAAAATTGAAACAATGCCGTTTCTGTTTCAAAAACATCAAATAGACAGCACCCAATTTTCCCAAAGTGATTTATACTATGCTTCAATACCTCTAGAATATCAAGCTATATATGAAAAAGTGGAGGAAATGTTGGAAGAAAGAGTAAAGGTTTTGGAAGATGTTTCCAAGAGAAAAAAGGATAGTCTTGCAAACTCAAGAAAAAAGAAAGCGGACTCCATCAGTAAATCAAAAGAAAAGAAAAAAACTGCTCCAGACGCTTAACCCTTAAATTTTGAACAACAAAAACCTATTGCTGAATCTAGGTTTTCGAATTTAAAACCTAAAGCCTTTATTATTTTTTCACTAGTATATATTTCTCTTTTATAAAGTCCTTTGGTAACGCTTTTTGTAAGCTTTCTACTTTTTCCAAAAAGCTTGCTTCTTAACCAATCCAAACGCCAAAAACATTCCAAAACCCAGAAAGGAATTCTTTTAATTGGGGCCTTTGAACCTAAATTAGGGGCAATTTTTTGAAGTATTTCTTGATAGGTCAGATTTTCATTTACTAGAATGAACCGCTCACCCTCAATTTTGGACTCCATGAGTTGCACCATGGAAGAAGCTACATCAGAAATGGTCACAAAACCTGTTCCGCCTGGGATAAAGGACTTTTTGCCTTTGGAGGCATAAGTGAACAATGAACCACTTCCAGATTTCCAAAACCCTGGCCCTAAAACTACTCCCGGGTTAACAATGACTACCGACAAACCCTCCTGGGAACCACGCCATACCTCCAACTCAGCATCTTGCTTTGTAAGACCGTAGACTGAAATATTGGTATCATTCCATTCATTTTCCTCATTTGCTTCCTTTCCTGGAGCACTCGGGCCAATTGTGGCAATGGAACTCACATAGCAAAGTTTTTTTATGCGGCGTTCCAGACATTGGTTAACAATATTGGCTGTGCCCACAGAGTTATTTTTGACCAAAGCAGGATAATCACTGGGGTCAAAAGAAATCATTGCTGCGCAGTGATATACATATTCAACACCATCAAAAAGAAGCTCAAGTGAACCAATATCTACTAGATCAGCCTGTACCCAATCTATTTTTTTAAATAGTTCGGATGGATTGTCCGTATAGTATCCAAAGACTTTTAAAACATTCTGTAGTCTGTCTTTATTTCGGTAACTGGCCTTTACGTTTTTTCCATTTTTGACCAAACGAAACAACAAATGTGAACCTATTAAACCCGTACCTCCCGTAACCAAAATCATGCTATAAAAGTACCTATTTGCCATGGATTTATTAAGGGATGTAAGAACTTCATTTTATATTTGCAGCTATTCTAAAAGATTATCATGACAAAGAATTTTGTTCAAGAGTTACAATGGAGAGGTATGGTACATGATATTATGCCTGGCGCGGAAGAACATCTGATGAAAGAAATGCAAGCCGCTTATGTTGGAATTGATCCAACTGCTGATTCATTACACATTGGACATTTGGTAAGTGTTATGATGCTCCGGCATTTTCAACTAGCAGGACATAAGCCGTTTGCCTTGGTAGGTGGAGCTACGGGTATGATTGGAGATCCTTCCGGAAAATCGGCCGAGCGTAATCTGCTGGATGAAAAAACACTTCGGCACAACCAAGAAGCCCTAAAATCGCAACTAGGTCGGTTTTTGGATTTTGAAAGTGATGAACCAAATGCAGCTGTTCTGGTGAACAATTACGATTGGATGAAAGATTTTTCCTTTCTTGATTTTATTCGCGATGTTGGCAAACATATTACGGTCAATTACATGATGGCGAAGGATTCGGTTAAAAAGCGCCTTTCTTCGGATGCCAAGGAAGGTATGTCATTTACCGAGTTCACCTATCAATTGGTGCAAGGATATGATTTCTTGTACCTGTTCCAAAACCACAATTGTACCCTTCAAATGGGTGGGAGCGATCAGTGGGGAAATATCACCACAGGAACCGAGCTTATCAGAAGAATAGGCGGAGGTAAAGGCTTTGCCATGACCTGCCCTTTAATTACTAAGGCTGATGGTACTAAATTTGGGAAGACCGAAGGTGGAAATGTTTGGTTGGATGCGGAAAGAACTTCACCATATAAGTTTTATCAATATTGGTTGAACACTTCAGATGAAGACGCCGAAAAGTATACAAAAATCTTTACGTTTTTAAGCCAACAAGAAATTCAAGATTTGGTAATCACCCATCAAGAAGCTCCCCACCAAAGAGCACTTCAAAAAAGATTAGCGGAAGAAATTACAACTATGGTGCATTCTAAATCCGATTTAGAAAATGCCATAAAAGCAAGTAACATTCTGTTTGGTAAATCAACTTCGGAAGATTTGAAGCAATTGGATGAAAAAACTTTTTTGGATGTTTTTGATGGTGTACCCCAAGCACAGGTTTCCAAGGATGAAATAGATGCTGGTTTGGATATGATAGGCGCCTTAGCGGCAAAGACGGGTTTCTTAGGCTCAAATGGTGAAGCACGAAGAGAATTAAAACAGAATTCCATTTCCGTAAATAAGGAAAAGGTAAAAGAAGATTATACAATAACCTCTTCTGATTTAATCAATGGCAAGTTTGTATTGCTCCAACGTGGCAAGAAAAACTATTTTGTGTTGGTGGTGGACTAAGTGTTAATTCCAAACAATTTGCGCAACCAAAAAGGAATTTTTTGCTCTTTGTTCTGAAAAACTGATATAATGAAGGCATCAACACTCTTTTTTTGCATGATTATTTTACTAAGTGCATGTAATTCCAATTCTGATAATGAAGCAGAAGTACCATTAAAAAATGGAATAGAGAAATGGGAATTGGTTCGTATGACCGGAAGTTTTATCAACTCTGAAACCGTTGGAGAGGATATGGAATGGCAAGAATATTATCTTTTTAATCCTAACGGGACCTTTTTTAAATCCAGAAAGAGAGATGAGGTTATTACTCAAGCAATGGGAACATATGAGGTATTGGAAGAAGGGGATAACAAATATTATGAACTTACCTATGAAACAGGGAAAAGCCTTATTGCCAGTTGCTATGGCAACGGAAAGGAAATTCTCTTTTATGCTAGAGGTGCTTTAAATGGTACTTGGAATGCATGCGATGGACCAGGCCTAGAGTATAAACTTAGTTCAGAATAGGTTATAGCGCCATTAAATTACAGCCCCTAACATCAGATTGGTCAAACCTTCCCAAAATTTCAAAAGACCCATCTGCATAAGTTTTGCCTAAATCTTGTGTGGCAATAAAAGAGCAGGAGTTTACATTGGCCAAATCAATAACATTTACCCCACCGGTTTTCCCATGAGATTGTGTGGTGAAAGGGTCTTCCGTATCACGAGTTTGGATTTTCATCCAGTTTGGAGTTCTAAACAAGCCATCACCTTGGGAATAAGCTTGGGAAAGTAATTCGGTCATTCCATATTCTGAATGTATTTTTGGAACCCCAAATGAAGTTTTAAGGATATTGTGCAATTCTTCCCGTATCAGTTCCTTCCGTCTTCCCTTCATTCCTCCAGTTTCCATAATTGTTGTGTGTTTCAAAGGCAACGGATATTGTTCTGCCAAATCCAAAAGCGCAAAGGAAACCCCAATTAAAAGGGTCTTTGTTTTTT contains:
- the pckA gene encoding phosphoenolpyruvate carboxykinase (ATP); this encodes MDTSTPITKTISLNEYGIKNEHIHYQLSSEQLHDLTIEMDMGKEASSGTLAVNTGEFTGRSPMDRFIVKDSITEEKIWWGDINIPFETEKFDKLYDKVIAYLNEKELFVRDCYACADAAYKLNIRVINEYPWSNMFAYNMFLRPTEDELAAFSPEWTVINAPGFIADAQLDGTRQHNFAILNFSRKIALIGGTGYTGEIKKGIFSALNFILPVFKNTLPMHCSANVGEAGDTAIFFGLSGTGKTTLSTDPNRKLIGDDEHGWTADNTVFNFEGGCYAKVINLSKEQEPEIYGAIKKGAILENVIMNADGDVDFGDTSITQNTRVSYPIHHIDNIQQPSIGKNVKNIFFLTADAFGVLPPISKLTPAQAAYHFISGYTAKVAGTEAGVVEPQPSFSACFGAPFMPLHPTKYAEMLSNKMQESGVDVWLINTGWTGGPYGVGTRMKLKYTRAMISAALSGELGLYNYDKYHIHSVFGVAQPRECPGVPTSVLSPRATWNNDEAYYKTAFKLTNAFRENFKKFEAHASEEIRRGGPQRYAF
- a CDS encoding uroporphyrinogen-III synthase encodes the protein MKVKTILVSQPEPKIENSPYSRLIEKEKVKVDFRPFIHVEGVEAKNVRQQKIDLNNFTAIILTSRNSVDHFFRIAEEMRFKVPDSMKYFCQSEAVAYYLQKYVVYRKRKIYVGKRTFNELVPLIKKYKDEKFLLPSSDTLKEIVPQALNELKLDWKRGIFYKTVISDLSDLREVTYDVLVFFSPSGIESLLKNFPDFEQNSTRIAVFGNSTVNAATEAGLRIDIKAPTPETPSMTMALQKYITSVNK
- a CDS encoding DUF4271 domain-containing protein yields the protein MNPIHHTIESLDWMTLVLFLSMVVLALVKYLFGNRFLSFIILPFNNKYIVLNSKKGRRLLNWFHILLTLFQLINFSLFIFLFQKTFWGIPSYGQFFFFLITMGFLILFQLLKILLQYGKGVIFNTTVLISDVIFNKSSYFNYSSLIMFVSNVILIYILKDSKPLIYVTIILIVSINTIGLINLLKNYQKAIIPYFFYFILYLCTLEIAPLVIIGSYLKD
- a CDS encoding ArnT family glycosyltransferase — translated: MTQKFPRLFLILLAVLFVLNLVQSYFTELIYDEAYYWYYAQNLDWGYFDHPPMVAFLIKIGSLFFDGELGVRLMSCVLSVGTYLILWELIENPKKKDYIIHFFLLVSSFTLMNAYGFLMLPDTPLLFFTALFLLLYKRFLNNPSIWISIFMGIVMAALMYSKYHAVLVILFVFFSNLKLIKNWKAWLAVAIALICYTPHFLWLYQNDFVSITFHLYERPNQAYSFEKFTLGYFLNLIVIIGLLFYWIYFSLFKYKVTDKFSKSLLYLTYGVIIFFFISSFNRRVQAQWAIVISIPMALMAFNHLIENARSRKWMYRIGIVSFVLLLYARVWLVHRPLLPMVFETHGNKQWVKELNSKARDIPIVFDNSYRRAAMYEFYSRKPSFSLNNGFYRKNQYSIDNSEERTRGKKVMNVTKYSNSGDINYMHLDSTVFYGNFIDNFQSYRKLKCIVEDSKDRANSILKVYNPYEFDIPLDNLNYTIAFSNAHKQVKKIIPLKVELLTKNQTMLKSKDTTMYTFEPIKPKMENIEYFRIGISENDLLPGLNGMPIKIKE
- a CDS encoding polyprenol monophosphomannose synthase, whose translation is MADGLVIIPTFNEIENIEAIIKTVFDLKKDFHVLVVDDNSPDGTAENVRVLQEQYSDRLFLEVRKEKSGLGTAYIHGFKWALKQGYDYIFEMDADFSHRPADLSRLHRACVNGADVAVGSRYKKGVNVVNWPLFRILLSYGASFYVKIITGMRVHDPTAGFVCYKREVLESINLDAVRFIGYAFQIEMKYRAYLKGFKIEEVSIIFTDRINGKSKMNSAIIREAIFGVVAMKFRSIFFKKTF
- a CDS encoding dihydroorotase, whose translation is MPKTLLKNAKVVNENNILETDVLVDGDFITRIDGDISDTNARTIDLDGDYLLPGIIDDQVHFREPGLTHKGTIATESKAALAGGITTFMEQPNTNPQTTTIEKLEEKFAIASKDAYANYSFLFGGTNDNLEELKRLDKNACSGVKLFLGSSTGNMLVDDEAVLEKIFRNTDMVISTHCEDEGTIRANMDTYKKMYGDDIPIKFHPIIRSEQACYLSSSKAIALAKKTGARLHVFHVSTGIETDLFTNTIPLEEKKITAEVCIHHLWFSDEDYAEKGTLIKWNPAVKTALDREKLWEALLDDRIDVIATDHAPHTLAEKDNPYASAPSGGPLVQHALLAMLQKEKEGRIKLEKIVEKMCHNPAKLFDIDRRGFIREGYYADLVQVTQNSQTEVKKSNIFYKCGWSPFKGVTFDSEVVRTFINGHLGYEKGVFSEKKNARRLTFNR
- a CDS encoding DUF4296 domain-containing protein produces the protein MKKIVLSLFAVFLFSCGEEVVEKPKNLIPKEKMIVILHDLAILNSVKSSSSTLLAEHKIETMPFLFQKHQIDSTQFSQSDLYYASIPLEYQAIYEKVEEMLEERVKVLEDVSKRKKDSLANSRKKKADSISKSKEKKKTAPDA
- a CDS encoding NAD-dependent epimerase/dehydratase family protein, with amino-acid sequence MANRYFYSMILVTGGTGLIGSHLLFRLVKNGKNVKASYRNKDRLQNVLKVFGYYTDNPSELFKKIDWVQADLVDIGSLELLFDGVEYVYHCAAMISFDPSDYPALVKNNSVGTANIVNQCLERRIKKLCYVSSIATIGPSAPGKEANEENEWNDTNISVYGLTKQDAELEVWRGSQEGLSVVIVNPGVVLGPGFWKSGSGSLFTYASKGKKSFIPGGTGFVTISDVASSMVQLMESKIEGERFILVNENLTYQEILQKIAPNLGSKAPIKRIPFWVLECFWRLDWLRSKLFGKSRKLTKSVTKGLYKREIYTSEKIIKALGFKFENLDSAIGFCCSKFKG
- the tyrS gene encoding tyrosine--tRNA ligase, encoding MTKNFVQELQWRGMVHDIMPGAEEHLMKEMQAAYVGIDPTADSLHIGHLVSVMMLRHFQLAGHKPFALVGGATGMIGDPSGKSAERNLLDEKTLRHNQEALKSQLGRFLDFESDEPNAAVLVNNYDWMKDFSFLDFIRDVGKHITVNYMMAKDSVKKRLSSDAKEGMSFTEFTYQLVQGYDFLYLFQNHNCTLQMGGSDQWGNITTGTELIRRIGGGKGFAMTCPLITKADGTKFGKTEGGNVWLDAERTSPYKFYQYWLNTSDEDAEKYTKIFTFLSQQEIQDLVITHQEAPHQRALQKRLAEEITTMVHSKSDLENAIKASNILFGKSTSEDLKQLDEKTFLDVFDGVPQAQVSKDEIDAGLDMIGALAAKTGFLGSNGEARRELKQNSISVNKEKVKEDYTITSSDLINGKFVLLQRGKKNYFVLVVD